The Limnospira fusiformis SAG 85.79 genomic interval CGGATAAATGTCGCGTAAATGTATCAGCTACAATTATTTTATATTTGATTTTCCTGGTTGAGTCCTATCGGCAACATATCTTCAGAGTGTCTTTACATAAACTATTGCAAATCAGCAGTTCATCACCACCCCCGATCTACTGCACGAACCCGGTCTGTCCCAAACCTAGCAATGTCTTGGGAGAGCAAATCTGTGCTACCTGTGAGACACCGTTAACCTATCGCTATTTGTGGGCGGTGGGTTCTGCGGCTCAGTCCATGCAATCGGGACAAATAGTTGGAAACCGCTACTATGTGACGGCGCCCCAAATTTGGTTGGATACTAAGCCAGGAGTCCCTCCGGTGCTTCCCGATCGCTTATCTGATGCGATCGCATCCTATTTGTATCTGTATCCTTACCACCTCCATATTCCCAGCGTCTATGGGGTTTACAACTTCACTGCTGCTGAGGATATGGTTGAGATTGTGCTTCTGGATAATATCCCGGTTGATGATCGGGGCAATTTATACCCCTCGTTGGTAGAAGCATGGCCGGAAGCCACAGCAGTCCGTCAAGTTTACTGGCTATGGCAGATTCTACAATTGTGGATTCCTCTGTGTGAGCAGGGAACTACCTATAGTTTACTAATTAAGCATAACCTGCGAGTAACTGGGTGGCGGGTACGATTGCGGGAGTTACATCAGCAGGGTAAGATACAACCAACCCTACGAGATCTGGCTGAGTCTTGGTCAGTTTTGATTGAAACTGCCCATCAGAGAGTCCGCCAGCCTTTACAGGATATTGTGCAAGTCCTACGCCATAGCCCAGAAGATGCCATAGAAGCGATCGCCACTCAACTTAACCAGATCTTACTAGAACAAGCATCTGAGTTGCCCTTACATATAGCAGTAGCAGGTCAAACAGATGTGGGTATGATGCGATCGCATAATGAAGATTGTTGCTACCCCACAGCTACCGATCTCAAGCAAACCGATATTTACCCCAATGACAGACTCATCCCCTACATGAGTTTAGTTTGTGATGGGGTGGCGGGTCATGAAGGTGGCGAAATTGCTAGTCAGTTGGCTGTCCAATCGATTAAGCCCTTGATTCACAGTTTCATCATGGAAGTTGAGCAACAGGAAACCCTACTTTCCCCCCTGATGATCGCCCATCAACTTCAGGAAATTACCAGAGTTGTTAATAATGTCATTGCCGCCCAAAATGATGAGCAGGAACGCTCATCTAAGCAGCGCATGGGAACTACCCTAGTTATGGCACTACAACTCCCACAACACGCTAGACGTGGCTCTGGTTTCGATTTTAACAATGCCCATGAACTTTATATTGTTAATGTCGGTGATAGTCGCGCCTATTGGATAACGCCGGAGTCTTGTCAACAGTTGACCATTGATGATGATGTTACCATCCGGGAAGTGCGTCTGGGTCGTGCTGTATACTGGGATGCTAAACAACGCCGGGATGGCGGCGCTTTAACTCAAGCCTTGGGAACCCGAGAGGCAGAATTTTTGCGCCCGGCAGTTCAACGGTTTATCATTGAGTCTGATGGTCTACTTTTGTTGTGTTCTGATGGACTCAGTGACAACCAATGGGTTGAGAAAACTTGGGCGGACTATGCGCCTTTAGTTTTACGGGGCGAAAAATCCCTAGAATCAGCGGTTCGGGATTTGATTGAGGTGGCTAATACTCAAAATGGTCGGGATAATGTTTCGGTGGTTCTAACTTATTTTGGGGTTTCTCCTCAAAAATTGGTTCTGGTCGAACCCACTGCGACCACTCAAGAGTCGCCACCCTTAGAGTCGGAATTTACAGCAGCATCACGCGCCTTGATGGAAGAAGAAGCTGTGACTTCTGTTGACAAGAGGGCTACTCGTCTCCAGCGATTGAAACAGGCTGTATTGATTCTGGCTTTATTGATTTTGGCGATCGCAGGTGGTTATTTAGTTTGGCGGTTAGTCTACCAAGACTCCCCCACAGACTCCCCCACGGAAACACCCACGGAAACACCCACGGAAACACCCACGGAACCCTCAACCACAGAAGTAGATTCTGCTACCTATTACATTTCCTAGGCGAACCTTCAGAGGGCGGGTTGATTTATCTTATCCCTAGGAGGGAAGGATATAGGCGAACCCTCAGAGGGCGGGTTGATTTATCTTATCCCTAGGAGGGAAGGATATAGGCGAACCCGCCCCTACATGAGATCTGGTGGAGAGTTGGTTATTCTTTTTTGTCAATCATCATCTGCTGTAAAATCCAGGGTACAATTAGCAGAATTAATAGCATTCTGGTCATCTGCATAGCCATGACCAAACCGGAATCTCCCCCTAGTTGTAGGACTGTGGCTATCATAGCGGTAATTCCGCCGGGGGTTGAGCCTAAAATAGCGGTCATGGTGTCAACTTTAGTAATTAGATGGAATATATATCCAACCCCTAAACAGCTTAAAATTAAAACTATGACTAAGATTACCTCAATTAATACGGCTTTGATTAACTTTTTGGCGGTGTTCCCATCAAATTTAAGACCGGTACCGAGTCCGACGAATAGCAAGCCGACAGTAAAGCCGAGGGGTGGCATTTCAAAGGTATAAGGTAAACTCCAAAAGCCAATTAATCCCGCCAAAAAAGGGCCGAGAAATAGGGAAGAAGGAAGCCGCAGCAAAGGTCCTAGCCACACTCCCAAACCGCCGCAGACGCTGATAATTAGCCAGTTAAGGAAAGCTGGGGCGTGGGGGGGACTAGACAGGGAAGTAGGGGAAGATAAGACTAATGGCATTTCTGGAAGTCCAGGGGAAGCAAACCAGAAACTAGCTAGGGTGGGGATAATTAAAGCGACTAGGAGAATGCGGATATATTGGAGGACGGCGACGGCGATCGCATCAGCACCCATTTGTTCACTGATAGCTACTAAACTAGGACCAGCACCGGGAATGCAACCTAAAAATCCGGTAGTGCGATCGATTTTCGCCCACCGCCATAATAGATAGCCATTACAGACACTCATGGCACCTGTTACTACAATACAACCTAATAGGGGTAAAGCGTAGGTTTTACCGAGTATCAAAGTTTCGGGGGAAAATCGAGTAGCAGTAGTTAAAGCAACGATCGCCTGTCCGACCAGGTTAAAAGACTTGGGTAAAGGTGTAGACTTCTGCCAAATTAGAGCCAATAAAATCCCGACAATCATCGGACCTATCAGCCATCCTACTGGCATATTTAAGGAAGCCAAAAGCCATCCTGCCATGATAGCGATCGTCATCTCAATTAGGATAACTCCCACTTTTTCCCCATTTAATAGTAACGTTTTTAACGGGCTTTCATGTATCGAAAAATCAAGATGTTTGGCGGTAAATTGCATGGGAATAAAAGCAGAGCTATTAATTTTCATTTCATGACTATCTATATAGAATGGTTCAATGTAATTCTGAGAAAGCGGAGGATAAAGATTTTAATAAATACTAATCATACCAGGGCGGGCATTATAGCCCGCTCGAATTTTGCCCCAAGTCCACCTAGACAGCAGACATAGAACGCAAAGTTTTT includes:
- a CDS encoding protein phosphatase 2C domain-containing protein; protein product: MSLHKLLQISSSSPPPIYCTNPVCPKPSNVLGEQICATCETPLTYRYLWAVGSAAQSMQSGQIVGNRYYVTAPQIWLDTKPGVPPVLPDRLSDAIASYLYLYPYHLHIPSVYGVYNFTAAEDMVEIVLLDNIPVDDRGNLYPSLVEAWPEATAVRQVYWLWQILQLWIPLCEQGTTYSLLIKHNLRVTGWRVRLRELHQQGKIQPTLRDLAESWSVLIETAHQRVRQPLQDIVQVLRHSPEDAIEAIATQLNQILLEQASELPLHIAVAGQTDVGMMRSHNEDCCYPTATDLKQTDIYPNDRLIPYMSLVCDGVAGHEGGEIASQLAVQSIKPLIHSFIMEVEQQETLLSPLMIAHQLQEITRVVNNVIAAQNDEQERSSKQRMGTTLVMALQLPQHARRGSGFDFNNAHELYIVNVGDSRAYWITPESCQQLTIDDDVTIREVRLGRAVYWDAKQRRDGGALTQALGTREAEFLRPAVQRFIIESDGLLLLCSDGLSDNQWVEKTWADYAPLVLRGEKSLESAVRDLIEVANTQNGRDNVSVVLTYFGVSPQKLVLVEPTATTQESPPLESEFTAASRALMEEEAVTSVDKRATRLQRLKQAVLILALLILAIAGGYLVWRLVYQDSPTDSPTETPTETPTETPTEPSTTEVDSATYYIS
- a CDS encoding AbrB family transcriptional regulator, which produces MKINSSAFIPMQFTAKHLDFSIHESPLKTLLLNGEKVGVILIEMTIAIMAGWLLASLNMPVGWLIGPMIVGILLALIWQKSTPLPKSFNLVGQAIVALTTATRFSPETLILGKTYALPLLGCIVVTGAMSVCNGYLLWRWAKIDRTTGFLGCIPGAGPSLVAISEQMGADAIAVAVLQYIRILLVALIIPTLASFWFASPGLPEMPLVLSSPTSLSSPPHAPAFLNWLIISVCGGLGVWLGPLLRLPSSLFLGPFLAGLIGFWSLPYTFEMPPLGFTVGLLFVGLGTGLKFDGNTAKKLIKAVLIEVILVIVLILSCLGVGYIFHLITKVDTMTAILGSTPGGITAMIATVLQLGGDSGLVMAMQMTRMLLILLIVPWILQQMMIDKKE